The following is a genomic window from Novipirellula aureliae.
GTCTTTCGCTGACGATTCTCCCCGGCATGTCGACGCGAACGACGACACGAGTCACACCCGAGACTTTCGAGGAACTCGTACGCCTGCAACAATCGGTGGGCGATCTGCAAGGTGAACTCAATCGCGGGCGAGACCAGCTCGAGGAAGACCGGCGGCAATGGGACCAGCGTGAACGCCGAGCCCCAATCATTGCAGCAGTAATCCAAACGAGCGGGATTCTCTTTGCTTGTCTACTCCCGATCGTCGCAGTCGTGATCCTGCTCTGGCCGCGAGCGACGGAAACAGCCGATGCCGAAATCGTCGACACGATCCTAATCGACGCCACCAGCGATCAACCCCGGCTGCTACCGCAGCCAAGTCCACCCGAATCACCCGAGCCAGTGCGGCTTGAGTGATTCACCCGCCGCGACCCGCCTTACACCCCGTAAGCGGGCTGCGGCTTTTTTTTAGCCGTTAGAGAGGGAGAGGGAGGTGGACGGCGAATCCGTGATTCGAAATCGTCAACCGATTCGAAAGAAGGCTGAAACGCCCCCGAAGCATTTTCTTCGTGTTTCCTACGCTAACATTTTGACGTCATCCTATAGTCTCATTCTGAATTTGGGGCTCTACGCGTTTGACGCCGGACCTCTGTCCCATCCGTTCGCACGTAGCCGTCGACTTCCACAGGTGCTGGTGATGGTTGGACGTCGATTCATTACTGAGGTAGCGGCAAGATGGGACAGCTCGAAGACACTGTTCACACAACCGCCGATGCAAGCTGTGACAGCGACTACGGCGAGGCAATCCAGTATATGAAAAAACAATGCGCTAATGATCTTTTAGATTCTTGGGATGAACGGTCCTACTGAACGGTTCTGTTACGAAGCAAATCCCTCGTCAACAAGATCCTTAGCGACAAGATTGCGTTTTGGATGCAAAGTAACGAGCTCGATACAAACGCGTGCTGGTCGCGACATCTCACCCATTCGCAAACACTTTCACGCTCGTGGAGTAGACATTCCAGATCTCGGCATCTTTACTTAAGCGGTAAGCGACTTGGCTTTCGGACACTAGCCTTGCCATATTGGTAGCTCCCCAAGCCAGTCGAGCTGCCTTCTACCTTTCGTAACAAATTTTCGAATTCGCTTTTAAAATACGTTGACGCAAGAAGTGTGCGTCACTTTGCCACGGGCAAGTGGTCATTGGGTCGTGCCAGAATTGCGAGTGGCTGGCTGGTACGCCCCCAGCTAGGGAATTACAATCGGACACGTCGAGCACCCGACCCTGAACATCCATTGTTATGGCCTCCAAAGATTATCGATACATGAGCTGATGCTGTTATGAAACAAAATACTGTCTTTGCAAGTTTGCTTTTGTGTTCAATCCTGAACGTAACTGCCCATGGTGCCGTCTACCTTTCGCTCGAAGAGCTTGAACGATCTACTGAATTCGCGCAGCAAAGCGTGTTTGATCCAGTAGGTTCTTTCGCAACACCGACGACGTCTCCCTGGGGAAGTGGCGTTCTAATTTCAGAGGACTGGGTGTTGACTGCCGGGCATGTTGGGGACAACTTCAACATCACTGAGTTCCGACTTGGGCGTGATAGTCTGAATCCGACTCATACGCGGTCGATTGCGGAAGTCGTCATCCATCCTGGATGGCCTATAGGAGCCAATAATATATCGGGCGTGCCAGACCTGGCATTGATGAGATTGGCAACTCCCATTACGGATGTTGCGACTGCCACGAGATATCGCGGGGAGGATATCCCGCCACGATACGCGAACAACTATCACCAGACGGAGTACTTGATGGCAGGATTCGGGGACCATGGAGTTGCCAATATTCAGCTAGACGAGGATTCGTTTATGCGTGCGGGACGAAACATGCTCCGGTACATTTTTGATGATTTCAATCTCATTGTTTATAGTAATGAAACGACTGTAACGTCCATCCTTGATATGGAATGGAAGGGAGCGCCAGGAGATTCTGGAGGCGGCTGGTTTCAATTGGTTGATGGTGAGTACCAACTCTCCGGGATCACGGTTGTCGGAGGAACGCCCTTTGAGTATCCATCCTTCACCGGAGCTGTCAGTGTCAGTCAGTTTAACGATTGGATTGATTCTGTCGTCGCGGTTCCGGAGCCTTCGTCTAGCTTTCTTTTGGCTAGTATCGGCGCGATCTGCATTTCAAGGCGTGTCCACCGGCGGCGAGGCATTAAATCTCGCCAAAGGAATCTTCTGGCTTTATGAGCGTGTTTGGTTTGGCCTAGTGTGAATTAAAAACCGACACGCTTTTTTTTGGGACGCGACCCTATCACGCGGTCTTTTTACGCCGGAAAGCGATTTAATCGCCTATTCGCAACGACACCGATTGTTGCGTTTGCTCGCAAACGGAAAGCGTCTTCACTGAACCACGCTGCGTGACACAATGTCCGACATCAATTCTCCGAACAACTCACCCATGAACGTCTCTAAACTTACTGCCCTATGCACCTCGCTCGTTGCGATCACATGCTTCGCCTTGCCGGTCAACGCAGGCTTGGTCCATAGCCTTGATCCCGATTACGTCGACTCCAATGGACAAGGTTATCTCGATCGTGCGGCACTTCATCCATACGTTGGGTTTATGGAAGGTCTCAACAGCGGCACCGTTGATGGGCACGCTAGCTGGAATTGGATTGACGCACATTGGGGATTGATGTCGGCTCATCAAATAGTTGACAATAGTCGCAATTATCTCTTTGACTCTTATGACTTTGGGCTTGGCTCTAACTATTTGACTAATCGCGGTAGTGAAATTAGAGCAGCTGCTGAGTTCTTCATTCACCCGAGCTACAACGCGGTGGGAAATGGGTACGACTTGGCCTTGATTCGCTTTGACAGCCCTTTTGCTTCGATAACGCCAGTCAGTCTATTCACCGGAACGGTGGCGGTAGGCATGGAATCGGACATTGTTGGATACGGATTAGCAATGGAAGTTGAAAGCACTGAGCGACTGCAAACTGGCAACAAAATGGCGGGTAACAACCTGATACGGTCATTGGACGTCTTTCCTGGATATGCTCAGACCACGTTTGATCGTCCGGGGCACAGCCAGTATCGAGAGCTTGGAATGGGAGGACTACCAGGAGATTCTGGTGGCTCGCTCATTGTTGGAGATGAGCTCGCCGGAATTTCGAGTTTTACCAGTACTCGTGACACCTATGGCAGAAGTACTTACTACTCATTAATCGATCTCGACTGGGTCAGTACCACCATGGCAAGCCATCCATCGGCCGTCCCCGAACCGAGTTCGCTTCTCTTCCTATTGGCAGCGGCACCGACGATCGCGTTTGTTCGCAAACGCAAAGCAGTTTCACTGAACCAAGCTGCCTAACGCAATGTCCGTCCTCTCTTCTGCAAACAACGCACCCATGAACATCTCCAAGCTCACCGCCCTCTGCACCTCAGTCATCGCATTCACATGCTTCGCCATCTCAGCCAACGCTGGCTTGGTCCATAGCCTTGACCCCGATTACGTCGACTCCAACGGACAAGGCTATCTCGATCGAGCCGCGTCGCATCCGTATGTGGGATGGCAGAGCTCAACCGATGACTCTATCGGCGAGACTCGATTTCGGCAGAGTGGGGTTTTGATTAACCCTCGCTGGGTAATCACCTCAATTCATGGAGTCGTTGAGGGAGACAATAATCTAAACGCGATCCACTCAAATATTCGGATGGGCTTTGGATCAAACTACTTCACCGATTTCGGCGAAACTCTATACGCTTCAGAGGTGTTCTTGCACCCAAGCTATACAGACGTTGGTCAAGGCTACGATCTTGCATTGCTCTATTTCGAGAATCCCTTCACCTCCGTCGCTCCAGTTCACCTTTATGGCGACACGGTGGCTGTCGGCATGGAATCGGACATTGTTGGGTTTGGCTACAACCTTGTAGAAGGGGAAGCGACTCCGACTCCGGACAGCTATACAGGAGACAGGATGGCGGGGACAAATACGATAACGAACGTCGGATTCCGTCCGAATTATGTTGGGACTCGATTCGATGGGGCTGGGTGGCCGGAATACCAACCTCTTGGGATGGGCGGGCTTCCCGGTGACTCGGGAGGTGGCCTCATCATCGGTGGTGAGCTTGCTGGTATCTCTAGCTTTACGAGCACCAATAATTCTTACGGTAGAAACACTTATTACTCTCTGATCGACATTGACTGGGTCAACGAGACAATGGCACTTCACCCCTCGGCGGTCCCCGAACCGAGTTCGGTTCTTTTGTTATTGGCAGCGGCACCCATGGTTGCGTTTGTTCGCAAACGCAAAGCGGCTTCACTGAACCACGCTGCCTGACGCAATCTCCGTCCTCCCTTCTGCGAACAACCCATAATGAACGTCACCAAACTCACCGCTCTCTGCACATCGATCATCGCATTCACATACTTCGCCATCCCGGCCAACGCTGGCTTGGTGATTACGGCGGACGCTTTGTATTTGGAACGAGCAAACCAGCATCCGTATGTTGGATGGTTGGAAACTGAGAAAATTGAAGGCGGAACACGATTTGGTGGCAGCGGAGTACTTATCGATCCGCATTGGGTGCTCATGAGCGCCCATCAGGTTTTTAGCGTCAGTGGAGACCTCGGCTCTGCATACAATCTCGATTCGTTTCGATTTGGTTTAGGATCGAATTTTATATCGAACCGAGGTGAGAATATGCTTGCCTCGGAATTGCACCTCCACGGAAGCTACACCGGTGGAAACACCGGATATGACCTAGCATTGATGTACTTCGAGAACCCGTTTACTTCGACTGCTCCCATCGACATCTATGCTGGCAGTGTAGCTGCGGGTATGGAATCGGATATTGTTGGATACGGCTACTATCAGCAGGTTGATACTACAGATCAAATCTTGACTGGCGATCGTAGGGCTGGAAATAATGTTGTGATTGGAAATGATTTTCTTTATGCAAATGGTGTTTATACTAGGCTTTTGCCAGAGGGACACTCTAAATATAGAGAATTAGGGATGGCTGGAACTCCCGGAGATTCCGGTGGTGCTCTAGTCATCGGTGGAGAGCTTGCTGCTATATCGAAGTGGTCAAGCTTAACGAATAACATTGGGACGACAACGGGTTATGCCTTAATCGACATCGACTGGGTCAACGCTACCATGGCACTTCACCCCTCGGCCGTCCCCGAACCGAATTCGGTTCTTTTGCTATTGGCAGCGGTTCCGATTGTTGCGTTTGTTCGCAAACGGAAAGCGGCTTCACTGAACCACGCTCCCTGACGCAATCTCCGTCCTCCCTTCTGCGAACAACCCAGCCATGAACATCTCCAAACTCACCGCTCTCCGCTTCTCGATCATTGCGATCACATGCTTCGCCATCCCAGCCGACGCTGGCTTGATTACTGGGCTAGATTCGGAGCATTTGGCTTTGGCGGATGAGCATCCTTATGTGGGATGGTACGAGGTAGACGATGGAGTGAATGGAACGACGTTTGGTGCAAGTGGAGTTCTGATAGATCCACACTGG
Proteins encoded in this region:
- a CDS encoding trypsin-like serine protease encodes the protein MNVSKLTALCTSLVAITCFALPVNAGLVHSLDPDYVDSNGQGYLDRAALHPYVGFMEGLNSGTVDGHASWNWIDAHWGLMSAHQIVDNSRNYLFDSYDFGLGSNYLTNRGSEIRAAAEFFIHPSYNAVGNGYDLALIRFDSPFASITPVSLFTGTVAVGMESDIVGYGLAMEVESTERLQTGNKMAGNNLIRSLDVFPGYAQTTFDRPGHSQYRELGMGGLPGDSGGSLIVGDELAGISSFTSTRDTYGRSTYYSLIDLDWVSTTMASHPSAVPEPSSLLFLLAAAPTIAFVRKRKAVSLNQAA
- a CDS encoding trypsin-like serine protease produces the protein MNISKLTALCTSVIAFTCFAISANAGLVHSLDPDYVDSNGQGYLDRAASHPYVGWQSSTDDSIGETRFRQSGVLINPRWVITSIHGVVEGDNNLNAIHSNIRMGFGSNYFTDFGETLYASEVFLHPSYTDVGQGYDLALLYFENPFTSVAPVHLYGDTVAVGMESDIVGFGYNLVEGEATPTPDSYTGDRMAGTNTITNVGFRPNYVGTRFDGAGWPEYQPLGMGGLPGDSGGGLIIGGELAGISSFTSTNNSYGRNTYYSLIDIDWVNETMALHPSAVPEPSSVLLLLAAAPMVAFVRKRKAASLNHAA
- a CDS encoding trypsin-like serine protease produces the protein MKQNTVFASLLLCSILNVTAHGAVYLSLEELERSTEFAQQSVFDPVGSFATPTTSPWGSGVLISEDWVLTAGHVGDNFNITEFRLGRDSLNPTHTRSIAEVVIHPGWPIGANNISGVPDLALMRLATPITDVATATRYRGEDIPPRYANNYHQTEYLMAGFGDHGVANIQLDEDSFMRAGRNMLRYIFDDFNLIVYSNETTVTSILDMEWKGAPGDSGGGWFQLVDGEYQLSGITVVGGTPFEYPSFTGAVSVSQFNDWIDSVVAVPEPSSSFLLASIGAICISRRVHRRRGIKSRQRNLLAL
- a CDS encoding trypsin-like serine protease, whose protein sequence is MNVTKLTALCTSIIAFTYFAIPANAGLVITADALYLERANQHPYVGWLETEKIEGGTRFGGSGVLIDPHWVLMSAHQVFSVSGDLGSAYNLDSFRFGLGSNFISNRGENMLASELHLHGSYTGGNTGYDLALMYFENPFTSTAPIDIYAGSVAAGMESDIVGYGYYQQVDTTDQILTGDRRAGNNVVIGNDFLYANGVYTRLLPEGHSKYRELGMAGTPGDSGGALVIGGELAAISKWSSLTNNIGTTTGYALIDIDWVNATMALHPSAVPEPNSVLLLLAAVPIVAFVRKRKAASLNHAP